Within Sorghum bicolor cultivar BTx623 chromosome 2, Sorghum_bicolor_NCBIv3, whole genome shotgun sequence, the genomic segment acgatttaagtattcggatatggATACAGTATCacatgttgaatattcggactcgaatAGGACAGATAtaaacctctctaaacgaatttaATCTCAAATACGGTCGAAAAATATCAATACTATTTTCATTCTGAATCACAAGTACTCAAGGTGGATTTTTGGAATTAAATTGTTGACTCAATAATTCTCTCACATGGATCGCTGGATAAATCAATGGTTATGAGGTCATATCTGTACAGGAAATTGATTTTTGTTGATTGCATGATTTTTTTCTTACCAATCTCATAATGGATTCATCAAATCTAGAACCATATAAGATTGTGATGTCTGGTCTTGAGAGTACTTGCACATGTCTGAAGTTACAAAGCGCCGCGGCACGTAAACTTCTTCTTTTGGCTCACTCTGCATCGTCACTTGTGGACGACTGAGCAGAGGAAGCGCCACGGGCTACAAGATGATGACTCATGTGTGCTATGCAGCGAGGAGCTCAAAGCCACCGATCATCTCTTGTTGGGGTGTGCAGTCACTAAGTAACTTTGGTTCGCCCTGCTTTCTGCTCTTGGTTTTGACACGCTCGCACCGGCTCAAGAGAACACGCTCGTCGATTGGTGCCTGCGCTGCAAGAGGATGTTGACAACTGACTCTAGGCCGAGCTTCGACGCCATCATGCTCCTGGTCACCTGGTCTGTTTGGAAGGAACGCAACAACAGAACGTTCAACAGAGCTTCAGGGAGTCTCCAGTCCATGGTGTTGGCAGTTCTCCGTGAGGCGGAGGATTGGATTGCGGTCGGATTTCTTCCTATTTGCGACGCTTATGTCATTTGGTCGCACTTTCATTTTTGTGGTGTAATAACAGCCTCATTAGAATCCAGTAGCTAGGTGTGTCTTCGTTCGTTGCCAGCGTCGGGAATGTGTGTGGTTGCTCGCCATTAACAACCCAACACCTGTTGTCTTGTCAAATTCTatttcctcttaatgaaatacgaGTACTAACCCGGTCAAGAAAAAAAAGTTGAGCATGATCTAATGATTCAAGTTATGCAGCATAAAGGGTTCCCTACTAGATGGCTTGATTGGATGAACGGAATTATGCTTCGGGTTCTATTCTAATCTGTTTTCCTCTCAGAAGGTTTGCTCAAGTGTTCCTTGTCCTCGTTTGGCCGTGCCCGCCACCAAATGTCATCTGGTAGTTGGCCTGTGGGTCGGGCTACAAGATGAGAACCAAACACATCCTACATCAGGCCTGGTTAGAATGGGCCAGGGAACCAAACAAGATAGGGTGGCCCGTCTTTACGTAAGCTTTGGTTGGCCACGTCCAGGATGCTGGCCCGCGCTGGCCACAGCCACCCTTCACAACGCGACCAAAGAGAAGAGAAGCGATGCATCCAAGCCGATGCCGTAAAGATACAAAGGTGGAGAGAGAATCGAGGCCAGTACCATCCGTGCGTGTGTGGCTCGGCCCATTAACATGCGGTGCTGATGAGGTGGAGAATTAAAagacaaataaataaagagaaATAAAGAAGAAAACCCTTTCAACCATaatgccagtctcaatgcatagtttcgtAACACAGTTACTAAGACTATAAACAAGGTAACTgagccatatgagtttcatgAGGATAAAACTACTATCTCATcttatgaaactccttcatttaatgaccctgtcaagtcagcaattttattTATATGTTACTCTATTTAATATACATGACACTtttatgaaacatgcattgagactgacctaaggAGAAGGTGTTTACCACATCGCAAAAAAAACAGAGAGAACGTGCTTACCAAACgtaattttttttaactaatgAAGTTGGAGCCAAATGACGACCAAAGTGTTGTGATCCGAGGTGATGGTGGGGGTTTGTGCCCGGCCGCTACATCCGCCTCTGACTGGTACAGTAGCTGAGGCACTTGAACAACTCGTACCGATGCTCGTCGGTTTATTTCTATGGCTTTTCCATACTTGGTGATGCTGGTGCCATCCATCCACAAGTGACCATCTGCATCCATTGTTGGCCCGTAAATCTGTGACCTTCTTGATGACACGAACGAACTGGTGACTGGACCCTCGCTGAGGTAGTTTTGGAACACAATCGCTGGCCTAGATTCCATCCACAGCGGTGTTGTTGACCGTGTGCTACCTTCGATCCTTGTTGCCTCTGTTCTTGTTGGCTCTGTGCTGCCTTCTGCGGATACTGACACCGAATCTCCCGTAGTCGACGCAGCTGGCGGGAACAAATTAACCTATAATATTGTTAAAAAAGATTAACATATAACAATTTGATAACACAGAATACTGAATTGTTTTTTTCAGAGTAGTACACACATTGTGAGAGGGGGGCAAGCAAATTAAACAAAAGAGCACGATCGAGTACCTACCTTGATACTGCTCGGATGGATGAAAATAGTGGGGAGCGCTAGGTGGGGAGGCGGAACTGCGCTATACACCCCGTGTGATGCCTCCTCCTGCCTCGAGAAAGCGATCGGGACGGTCGCTTCGTCCCTGAAGACGATCACCGCCATGCCCAGGTGTCGGCACAAGGCGATCGCCTCGATGGCGCCGAACCGCGCCAGATCGGCGCGCAGGTCGTCGTCGCCATTGTCGGGGAAGAACAAGTCGAGACGCTGGGCGAGGATGCTGCGGCTATGGAAACTGGCCGGGTCCCCGGAGAGTTGGCTccctgcggctgcggctgcggggGCCAGGAGGTCGCGCGCCAGGGTCGCCCTCTCCACGACGTGACCGTACATGCGCCGTAGGTTTTCTAGGGTCACCATGtttgtttcttggatggatctctGCTGGGTGCCCTTACTCTTGGGTCTGCGACTCTGCGTGTTACGCGCGTGCATGCGTGTATATATACACAAGTACTACTAGTATATGCGGAGGGCATAGGCATCGGATCGGACACGGAAACAGACTCCGAACCAGAGAGAACCTCGCATGCTAACGGACTACATACGGTGGGTGTAACAAGATATAGTTTATATTTCAATAgcaaaacatttaaaacatcaaTAAGAGTGTGGATAAGTATTTCAACATGTACAAATATTTAAATCAATTAATAAATttgaatatataaaaataatgcaTAACGaatatgtaaatatagtaaagtaCTTAAAATTAGTATGACTATACATATTAAAGTTAACCAAACTTGTCCTTTATATATCATAAACTATGATGTTATTTTTAATAGTTTTGCATTATCATAAATATAGGTTTGAaaattatcaaaaaaaaaaacttaacaTTTATGATTAGTCATATTAGCAATATAGTTAACTTTTAAAAAGGTTTAAATGagttatattaaaaaatatcatTTACACTGTTAATTAGTCATAAATATAAGGTTCACACGGTACATTGTTCTTCATGGTATAGATAACATTGGATATTTTACATTTTTCAAATATGGATGTGGAACTAGATAGAGAAGAATCATGAAAAACATATATTTGAATATATCCATCTAGTATCCATATTGAAATCGGATACAAATACAGATAACCATATCAACATTCAGACTGATATGTATATAAGATCTTTTGGACATTTAGACATCCAAATCCATCCCTAAAGTTGTCTTAGAAAATCCAAGATGCTACATAAAGATTCTAAAATCCATGATTTAGTCATTCTTCTAAAATAAAACATCCTAAAAAACCATAGTACTACAACAATCTTTATAAATTTCCTAGTTTCAAAATTTAAAACAAGCCCGACGCACCCATGGCGCTTGGCGCATAGTCTAGCGCCTACGGTAAAGTTTATTTTGCCCTtagaccagtctcaatgcatgtttcataagagtgtcatgcacattaaataggatgccacataagcaaaattactgacttggcacggtcattaaatgaagaagtttcatcagatgagaagaGTTTCATCCGCATAAAACTCATATGGCTCGATTACCTAGTTTGTAgttttggtaactgtgccatgaaactatgcattgagactggccttacggacatgtgccctcactctcccacccattgaattcgctttgagaagtgtgcaaacgcACATCTCAATGCGAAACTGTTttaagatgtgtgtttgcacacttctcaaagcaAATTTAATGGATGAGAGAGTGAGGACATGTACCCTTAGGCTCAATACATAGTTTCATggtacagttaccaagactataaactaggtaaccgtacCACAgaagttttatggggatgaaactcctctctcatctgatgaaactcctttatttaatgactctgtcaagtcagcaattttgtttatgtggcaccctatttaatgtgcatgacactcccataaaacatgcattgagaaaaAAAAACCGCCTTCATACATCTACAAGCTCTTCAATGCGACCAACGTCCCGGACCCGTGTATGAAGTGAACTAGGACTATAAATTCTAGCAAACGAAATCGAACAGAAGAATTTTCTCTATATTCTAGCAAAGGCATACAAGGGAAACTACAATATCTTGTCAGGGACAGAAAAGGCAGCTCAAGTGTAATATACGGTACGGCAGTACGCACGAGATCATTTATCATACACGTGTACGAAAACTACAAAAGGAAAAGATGGCTGAGCTTCAGTTCACTGCAGCAACTGGGCCATGACATCTTGAGCGATGACCCCAGCGTGGTGAGCATCAGGCACTCGACTACACTCCACGAACCCAAGACCTGCCCAGGTATTCTGAGGCTCCCTTAATAGCCTGGCTGCACTGTGCCAACATCTGAAGACAGCCAACGCCAATCCACTCTTGTCTAGTGCCACATTGTATAGGTCACCAAACACAGAAAGTCTAACTGAGAGATCAAAACATGAAGTGCCCTCAACAACACCTGATAGAAGCAAGGATCTCTCCGGAAAGTCACCTCTGAGAACAGAATCAGGGGATACCAGAGTGCAAGACCTGATAAGACAGTGGAGGATCCCAATAGTGTCACCATCGCCAAGTCTCGCCTCTTGATCAGACATCCAGTCTCTCACGCGTTGAAACGCTACAGTGTCCATCCAGTACCTCGCCTCCATCCTGTCGGACTGCTGCTCAGGAGAGATATCAGAAGATGCTGACTCAAATCCAAAGACACTTGCGAAGCTAGGTTTCTGTCCAAAGAAACGTATCCATGCATGTCTCCTCAGGTGTTTGTAGCAAATACATTGTGTCCTCTGAGCTTCCAAGCACCACAACAATGAGTCCCTCTGACCGGTGGATTATCACGGCCTCAACTGTGTGAACAAGATCGGTTTCAAACCGCAGGAAGTGTGCAAGGTCTGCTGCATCGAGCTTCTGCGTATCCAGCCCAGTGAACAGGAGCACGCGGCGCCTGTAACTCTCGTCGTCGTCTATGACACACTGTGGCAGGAGCCGCCGGAGCAAGGTGGCATCTCGGTCAGCAGGATCAGCAAGTAATGGAAAGAGTGACGAATCAAACAGCTGAAGTCCCCTCTTTTTCAGCAAATGAGGTGCCCTCCGGGCCACCAGCTCCGTGCTCTCGGTGTCATCGTACACCAGGACGCCGGCTTGTCGATCCCTGTGGACGATTGCGGCAACCACATACCCCCGAGCAAAAAGCACCTTCCATGCCAAGTCACATAATCCATAGGCTCCTTCGCTGATCGGGGATCTGCCAGCTCCAATAAGAACGCATCTCAGGTGGAACTCCCCATCTTCATCAGCAAGAATGTACTGGGACGGTAGAAGCGACCGGAGCATTCTGGCTGTGCATCTCCTCACGAACTCGTCGGCAACACCGTCGAGGATGTATGAGCGTGAGACCTCCTCGTCGTGCCAGGTAGCCTATTCAGTGAGAGTCAGAGACAATATTTCAGTTTGAATGGATTGTGCATTAGACAGTATTTCAGTTTTCGAATGGATTAAGCATCAGCATTACTGTGACGTTCAGAATTGATAGACAGACACACAAAAGGGTCACGGGAAGATGACAGTGAGGACTCACCGGAGTGCAGGTGGCATAGAGACCTTCGCGTGGTGTCTGAATCGTAGCTGCAGCACTGTCAATagcatcaaagaagactagaagCCCAATCCTGAAGCCAGTCTGGCTGTCCCGTACTAAAACTGCCGTCTGCACACCCAGTATGCTCTGAATCAAGTCGCACGGACTGACACTGGCTGGAACGCCGTCAAGCAGTAGACATCTCTCAAGAAAGTGGGGGTCCTCCAGTACTTGTGGTGCCACGGTATTCATCAGGACTGCGATCAAATCCCTCATGTAGCTGAAAGCCCGACCTTTCCTCTGCAATGCAATCGCGCGAACAAACGTCAGTAGAGCAAAACTGAATGAACGAAACTGCAGTGACGGTCGTTCGACCGGCTAAAAGAAAGTAATTCACGGAGCAAGAACAACACTGCAACAGCAGTTTGCAGGGCAAGAAGCCAAGAACACGGGGAGAAAAGATAGCAAACAGCAATTCGCCGCGAATTCATGTTCCATTCAGTTTTGGAATGAATTAAACATCAGCATTACTGTGGCTAGTTTTGAATGGATTGTGCATTAGACAGTAGTATTTCAGTTTTGGAATGGATTAAGCATCAGCATTATTGTGACTTTCAGAATTGATAGACAGACACACAAAAGGGTCACGGGAAGAGGACAGCGAGGACTCACAGGAGTGCAGGTGGCATAGAGACCTTCGCGTGGTGTCTGAATCGTAACTGCAGCACTGTCAATAGCATCAATGAAGATGAGAAGCCCAATCCTGAAGCCAGTCTGGCTGTCCCGTACTAAAACTGCCATCTGCACACCCAGTATGCTCTGAATCAAGTCGCACGGACTGACACTGGCTGGAACGCCGTCAAGCAGTAGACATCTCTCAAGAAAGTGGGGGTCCTCCAGTACTTGTGGTGCCACGGTATTCAGGACTGCGATCAAATCCCTCGTGGAGCTGAAAGCCCGACCTTTCCTCTGCAATGCAATCGCGCGAACAAACGTCAGTAGAGCAAAACTGAATGAACGAAACTGCAATGACGGTCGTCCGACCGGCTAAAAGAAAGTAATTCACGGAGCAAGAACAACACTGCAACTAtctgcttaatgaaatacacGTCTTTggcgtgctctaaaaaaaataaaaataaaaagaacaaCACTGCAACAGCAGTTTGCAGGGCAAGAAGCCAAGAACACGAGGAGAAAAGATAGCAAACAGCAATTCGCCGCGAAATCATGTTCCTTTCTTTCTCACCTAGCAGGGGCAAGAACAACACCGGGAACCAACAGCAATTCGCGGCAAATTCTCTCCCTATCTTTCTCGTCGAGGAGAGGCAGAAGAACGAAAGCCAACAGCGACTCGCGAGCAGTTCACCGCGAATTCAcctccctttcttttttttcgccGAACAGGGGCAAAAACCGAGGAGCAAGGCAGAATGGAACGAACAACAATTCGTGACCAATTCCTCCCTTTCTCTGACGAACGAACAACCGTAAGGCAACAGCGATTCGCGTGCCAAGAACACGACGTGCAAAGCAGAATGGAACGAAGACCAGTTTACCGCGAATTCATCACCTCCCTTCTTTCTCACCGAGCATGTGTAAGGACAACACCGGAAGGCAACAGAAATTCGCGAGTCAAGAACACGACGGGCAAAACACAATGAACAAACAGCAATCCACGCGAATCCTTTGCCCTTTCCTTCTTGGCGAGGAGGGCAAGAATAACCGGAAGGCAACAGCGATTCGCGAGGCAAGAACACGACGCGCAAAACAGAATGGAACGAACATCAGTTCACCGCGAATTGACCTTCCTTCTTTCTCACCGAGAAGGTGCACAAACAACACCGGAAGCCAACAGCAATTGCGGGTCAAGAACATGACGGTCTGATACAGAATGAAGAAACAACAATTCATGAACTCCCCTCTCTTTCTTGCTTCGCGAGCAGGGCAAGAACAACAGGACGCCAACCGCAATTTGCGAGGCAAGAACACGACGGGCACAAATTCGACGCGAAatcgcgaattcctctcccacCGGGCAAGAACACGGCGGCCAAAAGAGCAATGAACACGATTACACGACCGGCAAGGAAACAACAGGAGAAAAGAAGAGCAAGAACGGCAAACAAGAAGACCGGAGGTAGGGGAAAGCACCTGTCTGGAATGCCACAGGCCAGAGAGTATGACGGGACGCGCACGCGCCGAAATGGCACCGGCCGGAGGTGGGCGAGCCATCTTCACCGGAGAAGAGAGCTTCGGGTCGCTGGAGAGGAAGAAGGCTTCGGAGGGTTTCTTCGGGTTTTCCCGTGAGGTTTGAGAGGTCGTGAGAGAGGGAAAAACAGGGGTTGGCGTTCTGTCTGGGCTCCGGCTTTTGTTTGCCAAACCGTCTTTCCCTGGAGAGAGGCCGAGGTGGCCTGAACGGAGACGATGGAAGGGCCTAGAAAGCAGCCCGAGGTATTCATGTTCTGATGTTCATGGGCCCAATTTGGTATGGTTCCTGCCCTGATGTGACTGGAATGTggtttttttttaaagattaaGCGATGGAATGGTTTTCTTTGGTTAGTGGCCTGAAGACCGCAAGAGGCATCCTGATGTTGAATGGCTTGTGTACCATCAGGCTTCAGTGACTTGAAGACCGAAACAGAGGCATTCAGTATGAACAATTGTGCTTAATGTAAGCAATTGCTGTAGTTTCGTATGCATTACTGTCCAGAAACTGGAACTGTATAGGCCCGTCAACCAGCCGCTGTATGGACTGGTTCCGCTTTTATCTTTCCTTTGCACAAAATTCAGTAAAATGCAATTGGGGGTGCTGCCATGTACTTGTGCAATTGGGGGTTCAGCTCAGCAGTTCAGATTCCAAACCCAACATACGGCTGGTTGTTTCGATTCTGACGACTTGATACAGGTGCTTTGTAATTCTTGTGCGCGCGTCAGAACGAGGAATAGCGGGCATCTCGCCTTGTTGTTATTGTCCGCAAATCGTCGTGCTCCCCTCCCCTAAGCGCATACAGCCGCAAGGCAAGAGGCATCCATCCTCGGAGAAGGCCAGAGCAAC encodes:
- the LOC8063505 gene encoding uncharacterized protein LOC8063505 — translated: MYGHVVERATLARDLLAPAAAAAGSQLSGDPASFHSRSILAQRLDLFFPDNGDDDLRADLARFGAIEAIALCRHLGMAVIVFRDEATVPIAFSRQEEASHGVYSAVPPPHLALPTIFIHPSSIKVNLFPPAASTTGDSVSVSAEGSTEPTRTEATRIEGSTRSTTPLWMESRPAIVFQNYLSEGPVTSSFVSSRRSQIYGPTMDADGHLWMDGTSITKYGKAIEINRRASVRVVQVPQLLYQSEADVAAGHKPPPSPRITTLWSSFGSNFIS